A genome region from Eretmochelys imbricata isolate rEreImb1 chromosome 8, rEreImb1.hap1, whole genome shotgun sequence includes the following:
- the ARSI gene encoding arylsulfatase I has protein sequence MAVYALTGFSLVSLLSFGYLSWDWMKPSLVRDFSMDPMEKSLPPAFSRPPHIIFILTDDQGYHDIGYHDSDIQTPMLDRLAAEGVKLENYYIQPICTPSRSQLITGRYQIHTGLQHSIIRPRQPNCLPLDQVTLPQKLQEAGYSTHMVGKWHLGFYKKECLPTRRGFDTFLGSLTGNVDYYTYDNCDGPGVCGYDLHEGENVAWDQSGKYSTFLYAQRVNKILATHNPKEPIFIYVAFQAVHTPLQSPKEYIYRYRTMGNVARRKYAAMVTCMDEAVRNITWALKKYGYYDNSVIVFSTDNGGQTFSGGSNWPLRGRKGTYWEGGVRGIGFVHSPLIKRKRRTSWALVHITDWYPTLVTLAGGNVSEAKGLDGYNVWPAISEGKESPRTEILHNIDPLYNHAKHGSLEGGFGIWNTAVQASIRVREWKLLTGDPGYSDWIPPQMLTNFPGSWWNLERLTDSVRKSVWLFNISADPYERDDLSDQRPDVVRALLKRLVHYNRTAIPVRYPAENPRAHPDFNGGAWGPWASEEEAEDWEGGGGPLRNKNKKKTCKICKLRSFFRKLNTRLMSNRI, from the exons ATGGCTGTTTATGCTCTCACAGGTTTCTCACTAGTCAGCCTGCTTAGTTTTGGCTACTTGTCCTGGGACTGGATGAAACCCAGTTTGGTAAGGGACTTTTCCATGGACCCAATGGAGAAATCGCTCCCTCCTGCCTTCTCCAGACCGCCTCACATCATCTTCATTCTGACTGATGACCAGGGGTACCATGATATCGGGTACCATGACTCAGACATACAGACACCAATGCTAGACCGGCTAGCAGCCGAAGGAGTTAAACTGGAGAATTATTACATCCAGCCCATCTGTACCCCATCCAGGAGCCAACTTATAACGGGCAG GTACCAGATCCACACGGGCCTTCAGCACTCCATCATCCGGCCCCGGCAGCCCAACTGTCTGCCCCTGGATCAGGTCACGCTgccccaaaagctgcaggaagcCGGCTACTCGACGCACATGGTGGGCAAGTGGCACCTTGGCTTCTACAAAAAGGAATGCCTGCCCACCCGGCGAGGCTTCGACACCTTTCTGGGCTCCCTGACAGGCAACGTGGATTACTACACCTACGACAACTGCGACGGACCCGGTGTCTGTGGCTACGACCTGCACGAAGGGGAGAACGTAGCGTGGGACCAGAGTGGGAAGTACTCAACCTTCCTCTATGCCCAGCGAGTGAACAAGATCCTGGCCACCCATAACCCCAAGGAGCCCATCTTTATCTATGTGGCGTTCCAAGCCGTGCACACGCCCCTGCAGTCCCCCAAAGAGTACATCTACCGCTACCGCACCATGGGCAACGTGGCTCGGCGCAAATACGCCGCGATGGTGACGTGCATGGATGAGGCCGTGAGGAACATCACCTGGGCACTCAAGAAGTACGGTTACTATGACAACAGTGTGATTGTGTTCTCCACGGACAACGGCGGGCAGACGTTTTCCGGGGGAAGCAACTGGCCTCTGCGAGGCCGCAAAGGGACCTACTGGGAAGGCGGGGTCCGCGGCATCGGCTTTGTCCACAGCCCCCTGATCAAACGCAAGCGTAGGACCAGCTGGGCGCTGGTCCACATCACAGACTGGTACCCTACGCTGGTGACCCTGGCTGGGGGCAACGTGTCTGAAGCCAAGGGCCTGGATGGGTACAATGTGTGGCCGGCCATCAGCGAGGGCAAGGAGTCCCCGCGCACTGAAATCCTACACAACATCGACCCCCTCTACAACCACGCCAAGCACGGCTCACTGGAGGGCGGCTTTGGCATATGGAACACAGCTGTGCAGGCCTCCATACGGGTGAGGGAATGGAAGCTTCTGACTGGTGACCCTGGCTACAGCGACTGGATCCCTCCGCAGATGCTGACCAACTTCCCAGGGAGTTGGTGGAACCTGGAGCGGCTGACGGATAGCGTGCGCAAATCCGTCTGGCTCTTCAACATCTCGGCTGACCCCTACGAGCGCGACGACCTGTCGGACCAGCGCCCAGACGTGGTCAGGGCTCTCTTGAAGAGGCTCGTCCACTACAACCGGACTGCGATCCCGGTTAGGTACCCAGCCGAGAACCCCCGGGCCCACCCGGACTTCAACGGCGGTGCCTGGGGGCCGTGGGCCAGCGAGGAGGAAGCGGAGGATTGGGAGGGAGGTGGTGGGCCGCTGAGAAATAAAAACAAGAAGAAGACGTGCAAGATCTGCAAACTGCGCTCCTTTTTCCGGAAGCTGAACACCAGGCTGATGTCAAACCGCATCTGA